A region of the Mytilus galloprovincialis chromosome 1, xbMytGall1.hap1.1, whole genome shotgun sequence genome:
cctctggcctttgttagtcttgtatgattttaatttttagtttcttgtgtataattcggagtttagtatgacgtccattatcactgtactattatgcatattttaggggccagctgaaggacacctacgggtgcgggaattctcgctacattgaagacccattggttgccttcggctgttgtttgctctatggtcgggtggttgtcgctttgacatattcaccatttcctttctcaattttaggtatatagatttacaatttaaagttcacatatggtcagttttggtcaatacggtcaaataattttgttgtacaagtaagCTTggggtatgaaaactactgaaaatttgttacgtatcagtattttgagtaaaaagaggacatgctggcaccctaaatgtatgcgaacaaaaatttgttcttaTTATATTGGAATACTGCTGtttattgtattatacattgaatcctgacataaaaaatatggctgattagcTATGCGggtatattgatttataaattaaagtgcacatatggtcagttttggtcaataagttaaaaaagttttgttgtacaagtcagcatgaggtatcaaaaatactgaaattttgttacgtatcagtattttgagtaaaaagaggacatgctggcaccctaaatttatgtgaacaaaaatttgtttttattatattgttatattgctgtccattgtattatacattgtatcctgacataaaaaatatggctgatttactatgtgggtatatagatttacaaattaaagtgcacatatcgtcagttttggtcaatgcggtcaaataattttcatgtacaagtcagcatgaggtatcaaaactactgaaattttgttacgtatcagtattttgggTAAagagaggacatgctggcaccctaaatttatgcgaacaaaaatttgttctaATTATATTGGAATATTGCTGTCCATGCTGTTccttgtattatacattgaatcctgacataaaaaatatggcctatttactatgcaggtatatagatttacaaattaaagtgcacatatggtcagttttggtcaatgcggtcaaataattttcatgtacaagtcagcatgaggtatcaaaactactgacattttgttacgtatcagtattttgagtaaaaagaggacatgctggcaccctaaatttatgcgaacaaaaatttgttcttatgatattgcaatattgctatccattgtatcatacattgaatcctgacataaaaaatatggctgatttactatgcgggtatatagatttacaaattaatgtgcacatatggtcagttttggtcaatgcggtcaaataattttgatgtacaaATCAGCGTGaggtataaaaactactgaaattttgttacgtatcaatgttttgaataaaaggaggacatgctggcacccgaaatttatgcgaacaaaaatttgtagtcatgtgtgtaaatgaattaaactattgcAGATTGTGACTTCATAGTTCAAGGATGTATTACTAACAAGGGCGTATACaactaacatcaaatatacttctttccaaagatatacataataaagtgcaaatatggttgaatttgataggtattggaatatatatatttagtgcccgttatcattgtaaccaagatcgtttttataattgattgatagtcagatcacagataaatttctGTTACAATGAAGTTTTATGCGTACGTAATTTTCAACTAATTCATTTTGTATTTAATACTGTTTataaaacggaagtattaattttactttattttcgatgtttacactacgaaacaaagatattaaaaatattttttaaaaatcgtatagagcggtcctggttacaagttaacttagtgttgagcagaccagtcaaaagttaacttgggaacaggtctggttttgatcggatttgtcaaagcaaaagttaacttatgttaacgttgtggcaggactggtttcgaagttaacttatgttaactttatgacaggactggttccgaagttaacttatatcaataacggacctgtttccaagttatctttttggcagacataaaaatagtcctaggaccaagtccgcttttcaagttaactagattttggtcctaggactggtcagagcagtcctaagttcggtcacaggttaacttggaccagtccaaatgactggttatcaagttaactagctgtacaggttaggactgcacccatctgtacatCTTCTTTTGTAGTTGGTCATGTTACTTTTTggctcaaatttaaaaaaagaagtatCAAGTATTAACACCACATATTACTGTTTTATCCGGGTCTTTATTATAAAAAGtcgtaaatttaaaaaatgttagtattgtccaaagtaataaatttaccAAACACTGTGATTAAATGTTTACATCTCACTTGTACCAGGGTGAAAGGGTTAACACTTACACAGTTGTTAGACTATTTTCACTATCATTCCTTTGAACACAAATAACATTTTCTTTCCATTATGTCCATCTAATGGTTAGCCATATTctcgtcaaaattttgaatagtAAGTTAACATTGAAATATGTTAGGCATATATGTCAAATAGCGAGAAATTAGTATTTAACTTTAAACGAGCTCactgttttgtaattttgtacTAAACAGGTAAAAATATATCTAACCCTAGCATGACAActaaaatattgaacaaataatGTGGGGCTGACTTATTTGTTGATTCATAATAGAGAAAATTAAATACCAACTTCGACATTAACCtagattgaaatatatatatgccATATGAATTTTAAATCTAATGTATTGACTTTTGTATTTCATCCTGTGGTAATGGAATTTCCGTTTTCGAATTTTCtttcgagttcagtatttttgatagaaaatgtATTTCGCTTTTATCAAATGAAAGCACATAGAAACAAGAACAggaaatgtctcagcttcgaaacgagccatcatacatatccaagataacgatatggactgagatacaaaagaaaatattaccattaccgcctatagATAAACAATTTTGAACATTGACCCAAGATACAACAAGATACCTAGCAGCTCCTAGACTGATAAATGAATAATTGCACCTTGTACACCTGATTGTGAAAATGAAggtcttttatatatacatagttATTACAGCTAGTTTAAGATAAACAGTATCTATAAAGATCAGCCACTATTTTCACTTTTGCAATGCATTACTGGTACAATCCTGGACACTTCTTTCAAGGTTTGAAAATTTATTCTTCATTGCACtctagcaaagacccatcaaaataacatgaccaaaatgacacagacattaacaactataggtcaccgtacggccttcaacaatgagcaaagcccataccgcatagtcagctataataggccccgataagacaatgtaaaacaattcaaacgagaaaactaacggccttatttatgtaaaaaaatgaaagaaaaacaaatatgtaacacataaacaaatgacaaccactgaattacaggctcctcacttgggacaggcacatacataaataatgtggcggggttaaacatgttagcgggatcccaaccctccccctaacctcggacagtggtataaaagtacaacataagaacgaactataaaaatcagtcgaaaaaggcttaacttatcagatggacaaaaataatgACCACGATCCTTTCCTCGatattgatatctatatcattattggaaagcttaatactaaaatttatgataaaagagatgctttctcatttcctatcgttgattatctatttttagataatgacgttcccttgtcaccatcgtacggtgtttatatatctcaacttgtacgattggCTCGTGTATGGTGTATGttaaatgttatcatcggtataaggacatcattcgtaaatatagctcaacatgcagacttcttatacgttcaggtattttacatccaattttttatggaaatattttttacaaagcacaaaaatttcagtattcacctcagaagctaataAAACCTtttacttatagggtctttgcatcggaactaaccacatttatttaaaaaccagttgttggcattacacgggttatgttcttctcctATATgtcatgatggtatgatactaaacccctaacgtgaaggattgtgcctgattttCAAAAGATGGAGACAataagtttaattgaagtctggagctgacaAGTCAATTAACTGCTaaaagtctgttgttatttatgtattattgtcattttgtttattttctttggttacatcttctgacatcagattcgaacttctcttgaactgacgtttaatgtacgtattgttatgcgtttacttttctaaattggctattgttaccacatgacttgcatcATCCTGctattgaacagcttttatttgaggagacgtcagctcttATAAATAAGTCTTttagacttgctggtctccgaaaagctaagacaggaggactgagaaagatcttggataatttagggtgtttggcaataatttgccaatagacaactttcgagttaaTCCATTCCGTCAATGTTTCTTTGATTCTTTTGTACCTGAGTCACGTGATATCAATGAACTTGGGGGCATGTCTATTTCCGGTTTGtattgtttacattggaaacCCGGGAAATTTGCAATTGAAAAACATGCCCAAGTCTTACTGTGCAGCGGAGGGCTGCAATGCAGACGAAAGGAAACGAGGAAGATACGGATTTATGGCAGGCATACGTTTTTTCCCGTTTCCCATACCTGCATATCAAAAAAAGAGATGGACTGACTTGATAAGGCGAGATAATTTTGTTCCTGGCAAGTTCTCCCGTCTGTGTTCTCGTCATTTTATTGATGGAGAACCAAGTGTGCTGCACCCGTATCCAGAGCTTTTCGCTTATAATAACTATAAGGAAGTTGATGACCAAAGGGGAAAATCTTCAATCTTGAAAAGGGAAACCACAGTTACACCACATTCACACAGCAATGATACTGATGTTAGAGAGGCTCCTAACATAAAACAGACAACTTCAAGATCATACCTGGTAACTACTTTctttaaagtttcaaaaattttaatacaagttTTTTCTGTTCTTTGAACAGTTTGAAAATAAGACTCCAGGtagaaaattatataattattcttATCTTTTTGGGgcttataagataagataagataagaaaactttattttgtttcGGCATGAGTACAAATAAGGAACACAAGCTCTAAGGAGCTTTTGACcgaatatattaaataatatgtATTGCTTATTGCAGGTTGATGAAGAAGGCAACTGTCATACTATATTTTTGCCAGTTTCAAATGAAGTGACTGTAGAAACCACCAAGAATCAAACTAGCAGTGAAACAATGTTTCGTAagtttatttacatgatttaagctATTAAAGTGTACCCAACATTATATCTAACTGCaagaaaaatgtatgtttttcttCATGCTGTCTAATTTTATAGCTAGAAAAATACATTATTGTTCTTTGGGTTTACTTTAAAGAATTAAGACTTAATTTAGTATACAATATTTTTCAGAGATGCCTTTACATCATGAGTACATAAATCCAATTCCTTATCGTCCTACATTTTGTGACAGTGAGACCCAAACAGATTTGTCAATGAATGATATATTTGAATTAGAGGCTAACATAAAGCAGATGAAGTTTGACCAGGAGAATTAAGTCAAGACAGAAGAAAAACCTTGTTTGACTGCTGAATTTGTAGACAAAATTACTTCTACAGACAAGAATGTGTCATCATACCTTGGCATTCCTTCAGTAATGGCTCTTCTTGGAATATTTagtaaatacaaaatacaataatttgCATTAAACCATGTAAATTCAGGGTTCCCATCATCTTTGCAGTAAACAGTCAGACAGTTTTGAAAGATTTTAACGTCTCCAAGTCTCAAATACACTCTAGTGAGAATCTTTATACTGTTTGCAACTCAAATCAAATCATTCAACtgatcataaatataaaaaaaacttcaaatgaGCATTTGAAAATAATCTCATATTAACATGATTCTTGGCAAATCTTTTGAATCTTCTTGTAAGTATTGGCttcgttcattgttgaaggccatacagtgacctacagttgtcaacatctgtcattttggtctcttgtgaacagttgtcgcattggcaatcataccatatcttctttttttatatttaaatgattcTAAATTATGAAGACCATGtggtatgtacatgtaataacaaaaaatataactgaGGACTATACATTGTTGTTCTGTatatgtttattagtttattttgtCACTGTGTTGCTGTATAATTGACCTATACCAATCATTCTATATTGATACTTTAAACCTTTCACTTCCATATGAGCCTGTGTTAGCAAAATTCATTATCTTCACTTATTTTTGTAACAGGTTCAACACACAAAGACAAAGTGTAACTCATCATATTTATAACATCACCTTTGACCTTGTTCAATGTATTTTTATTGACTTTTATGGCtctttcttcttatttttaagatTAATAATGTGTCATGCCATAGACtgataaatattatttgttttcagcTATACTTGACAAGGCATCCCCATCATTGAAGTACTGGAGGGGACATGAAGGAACACATCATGATGCAAAATACCAGTTAGAGAGCTCAACAAAAAAACCTGGTCCTTCAAGAAAACTGTCTCGgtacaatgaatttttaattaCACTTTTGAAAATCAGGTTGGCTTTACCTTCATTTCTTTTGGGAGATATTTTTGGAATTTCAGAGTCAAGAGTTTCACAAATTTTTTCAACCTGGATCAATTTTATGAATACTGTTTTTACTCCTTTATTAAAGTGGCCAAATTCCAAAAAAGTCAGAAAACATCTTCCAAAATCTTTTAGAACAACTTTTCCTAAAACAACATGTATAATTGACTGTACCGAGATATTTATTCAGAAGCCGACAACACCATCAGCTCAAGCCCGTACATACAGCACATACAAGCAGCACAATACATACAAAATGCTTGTTTCTATTACTCCTACTGGAGCATTTAATTTCGTTTCGAATTTATGGTGTGGTAATGTATCGGACAGATACATCACAGAGCATTCAGGATTTCTTGATAATATCAAAGCAGGAGATGAAGTTATGGCAGATAGAGGATTCCTGATTCGCGACTTGTTACTGGAAAGGAAAGCAACTCTGAACATTCCTCCTTTCACCAAAAAATGTGCTCAAGGAAAAGGCAGATGTCTTTTGAGTAGAGATattacaaaaactaaaaaaattgctTAACAGAGAATTCATGTGGAACGAGCCATTGGACGCTTGaagaatttcaagattttatcaaATACTTTACCGTTGAGTCTTAAACCATTGTCAAATCAAATAACCAAAGTTTGCAGTTTTCTGTGTAACCTTCAATCACctttagtaaaaaaataattataaatttgaaattcaCATTGTTTATTACAGTTTCTTCTTTTTcatacacatacatgtaatatacaagatcttcattatttgaaatatatatatggtttattaAATCCATGTGTTTACTggttaaaaatgaatttttagcTTTTAGTTTATCATTGAAAACTCTTTTTCAGCTACAAACATCTCTTATATTtcagataaatattttttggaaattcAGTTACAGTTAGGCAAAAGAATTGCTTATCTTTCCatgtttcaaattgaaaaaaaaatatttgagaaatTAATTTAAGATTGCACTTAAATGCcactatttctttttatttattgattgctgtcttacttttcattaattgttttttgtATTACTTTTTCAATAACCTTTCACGGAAATTCAATTATACCCTTTATTTAGGATGTGTTTTAATATCAAGATGTACCATCAAgagtaaaaataataattttcttcctcatttttatcaatttaacaaaactggaatatttttttgtatgcaTCATATTAAATTTAGGTACATGTACAGTCTTGATTGTGTTAAAAGcttttaaattgaataaattcaaatgtaaagtacatgtagGACATTGTAAAGTTTTTAGATATATTATCTATTTAAACAGTTAATTATACTTTGATTGACGGCATCTGTTACTTGCACTTTTCTTTTTACATTATGGTCACTCAATGGTAATTTAGTCAGATTGTATAGCTTGTACAACATATTTATGGAAAAATTTCTCACATTTTACAATGATGTCATTGtattgatttttgtcaaaaataattctGTCGACTGCAATACCTTTCTTtgtgaaaaatacaaaatcacaCCATTGCCTTTTACAAATCCCCATCTGACCTTGTATTTGGGTATGCCATGAAGATGATTCCTTTAGTCTTAGACAATTGTTCTCATCTTTGTACACATGGTAATGAGAGTCTAAGCAGGCATCTAGAGGGTTTTCATTTTGATGCATAAAACTGCACTTAATTTCCAATAAACCCTTCCCACAACAGCTGCAAGACACTACTCCATCAGGGGTGGCTCCCATGAATGGAAACTCTGTACAAACATAAAGACCACTATTgtcaatttaaacatttttgtgttttgtcctATACATTTCATTGTAAAATTGTCTAGCCACAGGTTCATTCCTTTTGCCAAAGTTAACTGAAGGACATGACAACATTTTTTCCTGTCctaataatttctttaaaatatagtTGGTAGGTTTATCATTAAATCTGAAATGACAGACAGAATGAAACAAAGAAGCTGTTATCCAACCCTTCCTATGCTCAAACCATGCATCATTGTCTGATTGCCCCCTTGTTAATTCCTCAATTTTAGAAATTATGCTGTCTGAATAGACAGTTTGCAAATAACTTGCCAAAGATTTCCCTTCAGACAATGAGCAAGATGATACAGCATCAGAAAGGGTAGGGATTTCAGCCTCTGCTTCATCCTCAGATGCATCACTTGGCGGGTCGAGGACTTGTAACACAAGGGAGTCTGTGCCTGAAAACAATTTGTACAAGTCTTTTTCAATACTTCTATGTTACATTGTACTGGCTGGTTTGTAATTTTTGGTCATGGGGGTTCTTTTTAGCTTTGTTGAAGTGTCCCGCCTAATTTCCATTTCATCAATTTCCATTGGCTCTGATTTCTTCTTAGGTTTATCCCATGTGCATACCACATCTGTACATGCTTG
Encoded here:
- the LOC143070860 gene encoding uncharacterized protein LOC143070860 — protein: MILGKSFESSSILDKASPSLKYWRGHEGTHHDAKYQLESSTKKPGPSRKLSRYNEFLITLLKIRLALPSFLLGDIFGISESRVSQIFSTWINFMNTVFTPLLKWPNSKKVRKHLPKSFRTTFPKTTCIIDCTEIFIQKPTTPSAQARTYSTYKQHNTYKMLVSITPTGAFNFVSNLWCGNVSDRYITEHSGFLDNIKAGDEVMADRGFLIRDLLLERKATLNIPPFTKKCAQGKGRCLLSRDITKTKKIA